The following nucleotide sequence is from Leishmania panamensis strain MHOM/PA/94/PSC-1 chromosome 9 sequence.
CACCTGTGCAAGTGGCGAAGGTGAGGAACACACAGTTGCACATGAGAGAGAAGTGTCCTTGCTGACCCCCTCCACTTCCCCTCCCACGCTCGGGCAGCACGCGCTCCTTTTCCCTTGTTGTCGGTGCGGACgagcggggtggggtgggggtggggggtccACGACAGCTGGAACAAATGTGTGGGGCGGCGCGCACGCTGCGGGTTCGCTGTGCACCCCCCCGACAGCCACACCTCAGTGAATCGTTTTGCGCACTTTTGTGAGGGCACCTGGGCTTTTTTGGCTACTGCTCGTGCGCCGCGGTGGGCCAAGGggagtgctgccgccgtcactACTTTCtacgctgcgcagccgcttcACTGACCCGCGGACATTTGTGATCTCTTCGAGGCTGGCGCGCTGACTGTCAGTATCCACGTCAGCTATTCTGCTGCCTCGCTGTGCTTTGGTAGGTGGTGACCTGTACTTGTCTTTCTCTAGTGTCACACCCTGCGTCGAGGGCTGTGAGCTCCtcgccagctgcgcctgcgccagctcGGCGAATCcccgcagctccgccgcctctgctgcctcatTGGTCAGTTGCTGCTCCAACTGCTGCACGTACGCTGCGAGGAAGGCGTGGGCGCGGGTGACCCACACCCCACGCGCAATCGACTCCGCTGCCTTGAGTTCTGCGCGAGCAGCACTCTCTTCCAGCGCTacaaggcgcagctgtgtTCCACACCAgtgcttctctgtctcccgAAGCCCTGCCAGCTCCATCAACATCCCCTCATTCTCACGAATCAAGTCGCGGACGAGTGCGTGTCGTAGAAGAGTAGCGACATCTAAAGCGGGCGCCGC
It contains:
- a CDS encoding hypothetical protein (TriTrypDB/GeneDB-style sysID: LpmP.09.1370); its protein translation is MMSVAGPPHLPTRSPDAVVHAHKLGTPLTENLVPANPLLAAPSSQLNRAGSQSLAARAPVDPTPSAAPALDVATLLRHALVRDLIRENEGMLMELAGLRETEKHWCGTQLRLVALEESAARAELKAAESIARGVWVTRAHAFLAAYVQQLEQQLTNEAAEAAELRGFAELAQAQLARSSQPSTQGVTLEKDKYRSPPTKAQRGSRIADVDTDSQRASLEEITNVRGSVKRLRSVESSDGGSTPLGPPRRTSSSQKSPGALTKVRKTIH